In the Gossypium raimondii isolate GPD5lz chromosome 9, ASM2569854v1, whole genome shotgun sequence genome, one interval contains:
- the LOC105798726 gene encoding 3-ketoacyl-CoA synthase 6, translating into MDPLSLPKLKQHNSLSNIIAIFLSTMAMLSKNLHSTSTPLQLQLVLLSLQRLFLFQQWNWNPIFHLLLLFCFFLVYVLRVGALAFKPPSVYLVDFSCFKPPSTCQLPLSRFIQHASSIISFDSQSVEFMAKIVASSGLSEQTYLPPALLSSPPKTHQREYIKEAEMILLPLMDDLLTKAKLSPRAIDILVIHCSAFCPSPSLSSIIVNKYSMRSDVKSFNLSGMGCSAGAIGIDLAQNLLKTNNNCYAIVISTEILSAGWYSGHERSKLLINCLFRMGSAALLLTNRKEATKTSKYRLIRTLRTQTAFDDKAYLTAIREEDDDGKLGVTINKGLLAAAGELLRSHMTILGLKILPLTEKLKHVVSVIRKKFKDKEGEIYMPSFKTAIQHFCLPTSGRALIGEIAKGLNLDGRDVEASLMTLHRFGNQSSSSMWYELAYMEARERVKKGDKVLMLGMGTGPKCGSCVWECVRPIAGDSNKNNPWRDCIHLYPIEAVSSISQT; encoded by the coding sequence ATGGATCCTCTCTCTCTACCTAAGCTTAAGCAGCACAATTCATTGTCCAACATCATCGCCATTTTCCTCTCAACAATGGCGATGCTCTCGAAAAACCTTCATTCAACTTCAACCCCTCTCCAACTTCAACTTGTATTACTCTCCCTCCAACGTTTGTTTTTGTTCCAACAATGGAATTGGAACCCCATTTTCCACCTCCTCTTactgttttgtttctttcttgtttATGTGCTAAGAGTTGGAGCCTTGGCCTTCAAGCCCCCTTCAGTGTACCTTGTAGACTTCTCTTGTTTCAAACCACCAAGCACTTGCCAACTCCCTCTCTCGCGCTTCATACAACATGCTTCCTCCATTATATCTTTTGATAGTCAAAGCGTAGAATTCATGGCCAAAATAGTAGCTTCTTCGGGTTTAAGCGAACAAACTTATCTTCCTCCAGCCTTACTTAGCTCCCCTCCCAAAACCCATCAACGGGAATACATTAAAGAAGCCGAAATGATTCTGCTCCCACTAATGGATGATCTTTTAACCAAAGCCAAACTCTCTCCTCGAGCTATTGATATACTTGTTATTCACTGTAGTGCCTTTTGCCCCTCACCTTCTTTGTCTTCCATCATCGTCAACAAATACTCCATGAGAAGTGATGTGAAGAGCTTTAACCTTTCTGGTATGGGGTGCAGTGCAGGAGCTATTGGCATTGACTTGGCTCAAAATCTTCTCAAAACTAATAACAATTGCTACGCCATTGTTATTAGCACCGAAATCTTGTCTGCCGGTTGGTATTCAGGTCATGAAAGGTCTAAGTTGCTCATTAACTGCCTCTTCAGGATGGGCAGTGCAGCTCTGTTGCTCACCAACAGAAAAGAAGCAACTAAAACATCTAAATACAGGCTCATACGGACACTGAGAACCCAAACAGCCTTTGATGACAAGGCTTATTTGACGGCTATCCGTGAAGAAGACGATGATGGAAAACTTGGGGTCACCATAAACAAAGGTTTACTGGCAGCAGCAGGAGAACTTCTGAGGTCACACATGACGATTCTTGGTTTGAAAATCTTACCTTTAACGGAAAAGCTCAAGCATGTTGTCTCAGTAATTCGAAAGAAATTCAAAGATAAAGAAGGGGAAATATACATGCCAAGCTTTAAGACAGCGATACAGCATTTCTGTCTGCCAACCTCTGGAAGGGCACTAATAGGAGAGATAGCCAAAGGGTTAAATCTTGATGGGAGAGATGTTGAAGCTTCTTTAATGACACTGCATAGGTTCGGGAACCAGTCGTCTTCTTCAATGTGGTACGAGTTGGCTTACATGGAGGCCAGGGAACGTGTAAAGAAAGGTGACAAGGTGTTGATGCTTGGGATGGGTACTGGACCTAAGTGTGGCAGCTGTGTTTGGGAGTGTGTGAGACCAATAGCTGGGGACTCAAACAAGAACAACCCATGGCGTGATTGTATTCACCTCTACCCCATTGAAGCTGTTTCTTCAATCTCTCAAACctga
- the LOC105784862 gene encoding 3-ketoacyl-CoA synthase 6-like, whose amino-acid sequence MDPLSLPKLKQHNSLSNIIAIFLSTMAMLSKNLHSTSTPLQLLLVLLSLQRLFLFQQWNWNPIFHLLLLFCFFLVYVLRVGALAFKPPSVYLVDFSCFKPPSTCQLPLSRFIQHASSIISFDSQSVEFMAKIVASSGLSEQTYLPPALLSSPPKTHQREYIKEAEMILLPLMDDLLTKAKLSPRDIDILVIHCSAFCPSPSLSSIIVNKYSMRSDVKSFNLSGMGCSSGAIGIDLAQNLLKTNNNCYAIVISTEILSAGWYSGHERSKLLINCLFRMGSAALLLTNRKEASKTSKYRFIRTLRTQTAFDDKAYLTAIREEDDDGKLGVTINKGLLPAAGELLRSHMTILGLKILPLTEKLKHVVSVIRKKFKDKEGEIYMPSFKTAIQHFCLPTSGRALIGEIAKGLNLDGRDVEASLMTLHRFGNQSSSSMWYELAYMEAKERVKKGDKVLMLGMGTGPKCCSCVWERVRPIAGDSNKNNPWRDCIRLYPIEAVSSISQT is encoded by the coding sequence ATGGATCCTCTCTCTCTACCTAAGCTTAAGCAGCACAATTCATTGTCCAACATCATCGCCATTTTCCTCTCAACAATGGCGATGCTCTCGAAAAACCTTCATTCAACTTCAACCCCTCTTCAACTTCTACTTGTATTACTCTCCCTCCAACGTTTGTTTTTGTTCCAACAATGGAATTGGAACCCCATTTTCCACCTCCTCTTactgttttgtttctttcttgtttATGTGCTAAGAGTTGGAGCCTTGGCCTTCAAGCCCCCTTCAGTGTACCTTGTAGACTTCTCTTGTTTCAAACCACCAAGCACTTGCCAACTCCCTCTCTCGCGCTTCATACAACATGCTTCCTCCATTATATCTTTTGATAGTCAAAGTGTAGAATTCATGGCAAAAATAGTAGCTTCTTCGGGTTTAAGCGAACAAACTTATCTTCCTCCAGCCTTACTTAGCTCCCCTCCCAAAACCCATCAACGGGAATACATTAAAGAAGCCGAAATGATTCTGCTCCCACTAATGGATGATCTTTTAACCAAAGCCAAACTCTCTCCTCGAGATATTGATATACTTGTTATTCACTGTAGTGCCTTTTGCCCCTCACCTTCTTTGTCTTCCATCATCGTCAACAAATACTCCATGAGAAGTGATGTGAAGAGCTTTAACCTTTCTGGTATGGGGTGCAGTTCAGGAGCTATTGGCATTGACTTGGCTCAAAATCTTCTCAAAACTAATAACAATTGCTACGCCATTGTTATTAGCACCGAAATCTTGTCTGCCGGTTGGTATTCAGGTCATGAAAGGTCTAAGTTGCTCATTAACTGCCTCTTCAGGATGGGCAGTGCAGCTCTGTTGCTCACCAACAGAAAAGAAGCAAGTAAAACATCTAAATACAGGTTCATACGGACACTGAGAACCCAAACAGCCTTTGATGACAAGGCTTATTTGACGGCTATCCGTGAAGAAGACGATGATGGAAAACTTGGGGTCACCATAAACAAAGGTTTACTGCCAGCAGCAGGAGAACTTCTGAGGTCACACATGACGATTCTTGGTTTGAAAATCTTACCTTTAACGGAAAAGCTCAAGCATGTTGTCTCAGTAATTCGAAAGAAATTCAAAGATAAAGAAGGGGAAATATACATGCCAAGCTTTAAGACAGCGATACAGCATTTCTGCCTGCCAACCTCTGGAAGGGCACTAATAGGAGAGATAGCCAAAGGGTTAAATCTTGATGGGAGAGATGTTGAAGCTTCTTTAATGACACTGCATAGGTTCGGGAACCAGTCGTCTTCTTCTATGTGGTACGAGTTGGCTTACATGGAGGCCAAGGAACGTGTAAAGAAAGGTGACAAGGTGTTGATGCTTGGGATGGGTACTGGACCTAAGTGTTGCAGCTGTGTTTGGGAGCGTGTGAGACCAATAGCTGGGGACTCAAACAAGAACAACCCATGGCGTGATTGTATTCGCCTCTATCCCATTGAAGCTGTTTCTTCAATCTCTCAAACctga